A window from Chryseobacterium phocaeense encodes these proteins:
- a CDS encoding protein-disulfide reductase DsbD family protein: protein MKFRNWFLTVLLFLAAGLNAQIKNPVKFKFTINDLGNNQYEAVLNATMKSGWHIYSKDLPEDTGIPTEYKVSGKNIELIGKFTEVGKKHEEFSEAFGGTIVYYSNSAGFKQKFKLKDPAKPGEVVSEITYQTCDDRVCLAPNTLEFNQKVTPKGATEETTKETAEPAKDSVKTVETVAATPAKTEVAPTETSQLDPKQLKIASIDFQKPLTDCGTASTKVDENYWTYLFLGFVGGLIALLTPCVFPMIPLTVSFFTKGTKNKAKGKRDALIYGFFILLIFVLLSLPFHLIDGIAGNIFNEISTSVWLNIAFFIIFIFFAGSFFGYYDITLPSSIANKSSKAEEAGGIIGIFFMALTLVIVSFSCTGPILGSLLGSAVTGSTNVPMLLTFALAGFGLAWAIVFGLLALFPQALQSLPKSGGWMNTVKVVLGFVELALALKFLSKADLVSKTFLLKRELFIVIWIVIALGLALYLFGIIRFPHDDKKPKISITRKILGALGIGFVIYLIQGLIPAERPKLQLLSGILPPLNVSYLHDEKDGILGMHPEHDFFKAIELAKKEDKPILIDFTGYGCENCRKMEEFVWSEPDILPILQNDVVLASLYVDDKEELPEDQKTKIDLGDGQVKKVKTIGDRWSLFQQVNFNNNSQPHYVLITPDGKVINTPVSGYMPKEDFKKFLECGVNYYKNKK from the coding sequence ATGAAATTTAGAAACTGGTTTTTAACAGTCCTGCTGTTTTTAGCGGCAGGACTTAATGCACAGATCAAGAATCCTGTAAAATTCAAGTTCACCATCAATGACCTGGGGAACAACCAATATGAAGCGGTTTTAAATGCCACCATGAAAAGCGGCTGGCATATTTATTCCAAAGACCTTCCGGAAGATACAGGAATCCCTACTGAATATAAAGTTTCAGGAAAAAATATTGAACTGATCGGAAAATTTACTGAGGTGGGTAAAAAGCATGAGGAATTTTCTGAAGCTTTTGGCGGAACCATTGTGTATTACTCCAACTCAGCCGGATTTAAGCAGAAATTCAAATTAAAGGATCCTGCAAAACCGGGAGAAGTGGTCTCCGAAATCACGTATCAGACGTGTGACGACAGGGTTTGTCTGGCACCCAATACTTTAGAATTCAACCAAAAAGTAACGCCGAAAGGAGCCACCGAAGAAACTACAAAGGAAACAGCCGAACCTGCAAAAGATTCTGTAAAAACAGTTGAAACAGTTGCAGCAACGCCTGCAAAAACTGAAGTGGCTCCCACAGAAACTTCACAACTGGATCCGAAACAGCTGAAAATAGCAAGTATTGATTTCCAGAAGCCTTTAACCGACTGCGGAACGGCCTCCACGAAAGTTGACGAAAACTATTGGACTTATTTATTCCTGGGATTTGTAGGCGGTTTAATTGCCCTTCTTACGCCATGTGTGTTTCCTATGATCCCGCTGACGGTTTCTTTTTTTACAAAAGGAACTAAAAATAAAGCAAAAGGCAAAAGAGACGCCCTGATCTACGGATTTTTCATCCTTCTGATCTTTGTTCTTCTAAGTCTTCCGTTCCATTTGATTGACGGAATTGCCGGAAATATTTTCAATGAAATTTCCACAAGTGTATGGCTGAATATTGCCTTCTTCATCATATTTATTTTCTTCGCAGGAAGTTTCTTCGGATATTATGATATTACACTTCCGAGTTCTATTGCCAACAAATCTTCAAAAGCGGAAGAGGCTGGCGGAATTATCGGGATTTTCTTCATGGCTTTAACGCTGGTCATCGTTTCTTTCTCATGTACAGGACCTATCCTGGGAAGTTTATTGGGAAGTGCCGTAACAGGATCTACCAATGTTCCTATGCTCCTTACCTTTGCACTGGCAGGATTCGGATTGGCATGGGCTATCGTATTCGGATTGCTGGCATTATTCCCGCAGGCTTTACAAAGTCTTCCGAAATCCGGAGGATGGATGAATACGGTGAAAGTGGTTCTTGGTTTCGTTGAATTGGCATTAGCTTTAAAATTCTTATCCAAAGCTGATCTGGTTTCTAAAACATTCCTTTTAAAAAGAGAACTTTTCATTGTCATATGGATCGTTATTGCTTTGGGACTGGCTCTATATTTATTCGGAATTATAAGATTTCCGCATGACGATAAAAAACCTAAAATTTCCATAACAAGAAAAATTTTGGGTGCTTTGGGAATAGGTTTCGTGATCTACCTGATCCAGGGATTAATTCCTGCCGAGCGTCCAAAACTTCAATTATTAAGCGGAATCCTTCCTCCCCTGAATGTAAGTTACCTTCACGATGAAAAAGACGGAATTCTGGGAATGCATCCTGAACATGATTTCTTCAAGGCTATTGAACTGGCTAAAAAGGAAGACAAACCCATCCTGATTGACTTCACAGGTTATGGCTGCGAAAACTGCCGTAAAATGGAGGAATTCGTATGGAGTGAACCGGATATTCTTCCGATCTTACAAAACGATGTCGTGCTGGCTTCGCTTTATGTAGATGATAAGGAGGAGCTTCCAGAAGATCAGAAAACAAAAATTGATCTGGGAGACGGACAGGTGAAAAAGGTAAAAACCATTGGTGACCGGTGGAGCTTATTCCAGCAGGTGAATTTCAATAACAATTCCCAGCCGCACTACGTTCTGATCACTCCGGATGGAAAAGTAATCAATACTCCGGTTTCCGGATATATGCCGAAAGAGGACTTCAAAAAGTTCCTGGAATGTGGTGTGAATTATTACAAAAACAAGAAATAA
- a CDS encoding redoxin domain-containing protein gives MFKKIIYSLCLLIGISIHSQSKGISFQKIDLKAAKAMAAKENKLIFIDLYTTWCGPCKLMAKNTFTDPRVGEVFNKNFISIAIDAEKEGVNLVKEFKIVNYPSFLFLDHTGKLVQYDFGYYNAEQFLGVGASVLGKVSTQNNKTLDQVKGKMVGDIIGNFTAKDHLGKTFSLSGEKEKLIIVFIRGQWCPYCNKYIETLQNLSPELQAKNARLVIISPEKPEFIEKTINKTKTGYTVLYDEGYKIAEAFDVLYTPNTETLTFYNSRLKDDFTKSRSDNSGRLPVSATFILNENKEIVWRHFNPDYKERASVEDILKNL, from the coding sequence ATGTTTAAAAAAATCATATACAGCCTGTGTCTGTTAATAGGAATTTCTATTCATTCACAGAGTAAAGGCATCAGTTTTCAGAAAATTGATTTAAAAGCAGCAAAAGCAATGGCTGCGAAGGAGAACAAGCTTATTTTCATTGACCTGTACACCACGTGGTGCGGCCCCTGTAAGCTAATGGCAAAAAATACGTTCACTGATCCCCGGGTTGGTGAGGTATTCAACAAAAACTTTATCAGTATTGCCATAGATGCAGAAAAAGAAGGTGTAAACCTGGTAAAGGAATTTAAAATTGTAAACTATCCTTCCTTCTTATTTTTAGACCATACAGGGAAGCTCGTTCAGTACGATTTCGGATATTACAATGCAGAGCAGTTTTTAGGAGTAGGTGCTTCGGTACTGGGTAAAGTTTCCACTCAAAACAATAAAACCCTGGATCAGGTAAAAGGAAAAATGGTTGGAGATATCATCGGTAATTTTACCGCGAAAGATCATCTGGGAAAAACATTTTCATTATCCGGGGAAAAAGAAAAGCTCATTATTGTTTTTATTCGCGGCCAATGGTGCCCTTACTGCAATAAGTATATCGAAACACTACAGAATCTGAGCCCTGAACTCCAAGCTAAAAACGCCAGGCTGGTTATCATCTCACCGGAGAAACCTGAATTTATAGAAAAAACAATCAATAAAACCAAAACAGGTTATACCGTTTTATATGATGAAGGCTACAAAATAGCTGAAGCGTTTGATGTTCTATATACGCCCAATACCGAAACACTCACTTTCTATAACTCCAGACTGAAGGATGACTTCACAAAAAGTAGATCAGACAATTCAGGAAGACTTCCTGTTTCCGCAACATTTATTCTTAATGAAAATAAAGAAATTGTATGGAGACATTTCAATCCGGATTATAAGGAAAGAGCTTCCGTAGAAGATATTCTGAAAAATTTATAA
- a CDS encoding RNA polymerase sigma factor: protein MDRKKTNALAVADFKKDSNTAFGILYEGYFGYTKKFVLNNSGSLEDAEDIFQDALIILYEKLYADKFNTSGCLGSYVIGISKNLWLKKLRNKDFTIEITENYYAHHQEEIDAAIENEIHYWDRLGAYINSISTHCKNLIQDIFMKNKSIEEIQTQYQYTSKHNAQNQKHKCVEQIRKIKEKDILNTD, encoded by the coding sequence ATGGACAGGAAAAAAACAAATGCTTTAGCCGTTGCAGACTTCAAAAAGGACAGCAATACAGCTTTTGGTATTTTATATGAAGGATATTTTGGGTACACCAAAAAATTTGTGCTCAACAACAGCGGAAGCCTGGAAGATGCAGAGGACATATTTCAGGATGCACTGATTATTTTGTATGAAAAGTTATATGCCGACAAGTTCAACACTTCTGGCTGCCTGGGGAGTTACGTTATAGGAATTTCTAAAAATTTATGGCTTAAAAAACTAAGAAATAAGGACTTTACGATAGAAATAACAGAAAATTACTATGCTCACCATCAGGAAGAAATTGATGCCGCAATTGAAAACGAGATTCATTATTGGGACAGGCTTGGCGCTTATATCAATTCTATCTCCACTCACTGCAAAAACTTAATTCAGGATATTTTTATGAAAAATAAAAGTATTGAAGAAATCCAGACCCAATATCAATATACCAGCAAGCATAATGCGCAGAACCAAAAACACAAATGCGTGGAGCAGATCCGAAAGATCAAAGAAAAAGACATTTTAAACACTGATTAA